The genomic DNA GGCTAACTTATCTTTCAACTGAGACAACTCTTTTTCTAACTGTTTGACTTTATCTAACTGCGCTTTTAATTTAGCCACAACAGATGCACTGTCTGATTTAAGTAGTTGCGCGGTTTCATCTAACACGGCTTGCTGATCGGCAATATAAGCCATAGCAGCAACACCAGTGACGGCTTCAATACGACGCACACCTGCAGCAATACCGCCCTCTGAAGTGATTTTAAATAAACCAATATCGCCCGTGCGGCCAACATGAGTACCGCCACATAACTCGATAGAGAAATCGCCCATAGTGACAACACGTACCTGATCATCGTATTTCTCACCAAATAAAGCCATTGCGCCTTTTTCTTTAGCTTCATCAATGGCCATTTCAGTGGTGCAAAGTGCATGGTTACGGCGAATTTGGGTGTTAACTAAGTCTTCTACAGCTTTCAACTCTGATGGTTTGAGCGCTTCAGAATGAGCAAAGTCAAAACGTAGGCGTTCAGGGTTCACTAATGAGCCTTTTTGAGACACATGAGAACCTAACACTTGGCGTAATGCAGCATGCAATAAGTGAGTCACGGAATGATTTAACTGAGTACGATGACGTAACTTTTTATCCACTTGCGCGATTAACTGCTGGCCTAGCACTAATTGGCCTTGAGTTAATTGACCCTCATGACCTGTAGCCGGACCAAACTTATGCGTATCAGCAACGTTAAATACCACACCATCGGCTGTCAGTTGGCCTTTATCACCCACCTGCCCACCTGCCTCAGCATAAAATGGGGTGTTGTCTAATACGACAACGGCATCTTGACCCGCAACCACGGTATCAACCGCTTTACCGTCAACATATAAAGCAATTACGTTCGGCTGCCCTGTGAGTTCGGTATAACCACTGAAAGAGGTTTGTGCATCAATAATTAGCTGACTATTATAATCTGCACCAAAGTTACCTGCGGCTTGCGCACGGCTTCTTTGCTGCGCCATTGCAACGTCAAAGCCGGCTTCATCAACATTAATATCGCGTTCACGACAAACATCAGCCGTTAAATCAATAGGGAAACCATAGGTGTCATACAGCTTAAATACGGTGTCGCCATCTAAAGTATCACCTTGGAGGGTGTTCAGCGCGCCATCTAAAATCACTAAACCGCGCTCAAGGGTACGGGCAAACTGCTCTTCTTCGGCTTTTAAGGCTTTTTCAACAATGGCTTGAGATTGTGTTAACCCATTTGCGGCATCGCCCATTACGCTGATAAGCGTTGGCACTAATTTATAGAAAAAGGCGTCAGTCGCACCAAGCTTATTGCCATGGCGAACAGCTCGGCGAATAATGCGACGTAATACGTAACCGCGGCCTTCATTTGATGGCATCACACCATCGGCAATTAAAAATGCACATGAACGGATATGATCAGCGATGACGCGTAGTGACTTATCTTCTAAATCAGTAATACCAATAATATTAGCGGCTTGAGCAATCAACTGCTTAAAAATATCGATTTCGTAGTTTGAATGTACACCCTGCATAATGGCAGCAATACGCTCAATACCCATGCCGGTATCGACTGAAGGTTTAGGTAGTGGCAACATTTCACCGTCTGCTTGACGGTTATACTGCATAAATACAATATTCCAAATTTCAATAAAGCGATCGCCATCTTCTTCAGGTGTGCCAGGGCGGCCACCCCAAATATGATCGCCATGATCGTAGAAAATCTCGCTACAAGGGCCACAAGGTCCGGTATCACCCATCTGCCAGAAGTTATCTGACGCAAACGATGCACCTTTGTTATCGCCAATACGGATCATGTTTTCAGCTGACACACCAATTTTTTTAGTCCATAGGTCATAGGCTTCGTCATCTGTTTCATAAATGGTGACACATAAGCGTTCTTTTGGCAGCTTGAGTGTTTCGGTTAAAAAGGTCCATGCGAATCGAATCGCATCTTCTTTAAAGTAATCGCCAAAACTGAAGTTACCTAGCATTTCAAAAAAGGTATGGTGACGAGCGGTATAACCCACATTATCAAGATCATTATGCTTACCGCCCGCACGAACACAACGCTGAGATGTTGTTGCGCGGCTGTAATTACGCTTATCCATACCGAGGAACACATCTTTAAATTGGTTCATGCCCGCATTGGTAAATAACAGTGTTGGGTCATTGGTGGGAACGAGCGAGCTGCTATCAACAACCTGATGTCCGTTATCTTCAAAGTACTTTAAAAATGCACTTCTTAACTCTGCTGTAGTCTGAAACATAAATGGTCCTGAATAGAGAAAATACAAAAGTAACGAGCTTGGCATGCAAGCCAGTAAATGTTGGCATTATATACTGAATTTACGTCAACATGCGAGATGAGTGGTTTGATTCCCCTCTTAGTTGAAATCCATAAGAGTAGCCAATAACAAGCAAATATTAAAATCCACTGACCATAGGCATTACTATTGCAATTAGGCGTTATAAATAGGGCTATTAGATTGAGTGCAATAAATATTAGCGGGTCTTAACAGAAAGTAATTTGTTCATGAACACAAATTAGCAGTAAAAAGTAATCAATAAGAGGCTGGCTGCTTTAACGAGTCGTGTGTTGCTACGCGTAAGTTGCAGATATAAAAATGGCTACTTGAGGTGGGCTTTGTTGGACGTTGATGTTAAAACAGTGAATAACTACGGGGTATATACCCGTGATCATTGAAAATGCTTGATTTTGTCCCAAATGGGATCATCATAGCCCCATGAAACAAATTACACTCTCGCCAGAACAAAAAGTAGCATTGGAAACTCGACATAAAAGCTCGAGTGATAGGCGTGAGTGTGATCGCATTAAAGCCATTTTACTACGCGATGAAAATTGGCCAACGCCAATGATTGCCCAAGCGTTACGTATTCACGAAACGACCGTAGTTCGATACATTGATGCCTATGCTCACGACCAAAAACTCACGTGTAATAGTGGCGGCTCCTTAAGTTATCTGAGTCAAGAGCAAACTGAACTATTGATTGCACACCTGTGTGAGGTGACCTACTTGCATAGCCATCAAATAGTCGCTTATATCTCAGAACAATTTCAGATTAAGTACACAGTGTCAGGCCTCAATAAATGGCTGCATAAACATCAGTTCAGCTATAAAAACCCTAAAGGGGTTCCTCACAAATTTGATGAAGACAAACAAACGGCTTTCATTGAATATTATGAGCAACTAAAATCCTCGTTAACCCCTGATGAACCGTTATTATTTATGGATGCGGTTCATCCGACCCAAGCCACAAAAATCACCGCTGGCTGGATAAAAAAAGGCGTTGATAAACCGATAGAAACGACGGGAAGCCGAACCCGTATTAACGTGGTTGGTGCAATCCGACTTGGTCACTTAACAGAAGCGGTCATTGAGCAATATAGCAAAACGGTTAACGGTGCATCCATCATCGATTTTTTAAACCAAATTAGAGCGCGTTACTCAACAAGTGGTGTTATCCATTTGGTGCTTGATGGCGCTGGATACCATCGAAATGCCTTAGTGGTTAAAGAGGCTGAACATCTGAATATAACATTGCATTACCTGCCACCTTATAGTCCAAATTTAAACCCAATAGAACGATTGTGGAAGGTAATGAATAAGCATGCGAGGAATGGGCAATACTTCGCAACGACAAAAGAATTCCGACGAAAAATCACTGACTTTTTTAGCATCACCCTCCCCGATATTGCCGATACACTCGGTGATACAATTAATGATAACTTTCAGAAATTAAAAACTGCAGTTTGAATTCACTTGAGTATAAGTATTAATACCATTAACACTTATGCTGTACTCATGTACTCATGTACTCATGTACTCATGTACTCATGTACTCAATGATAAAAAACATATTGAAGTGATAGGATCGTTAACTGCTAATCACTATTGTTAGGGTCATTATACTGACTCATCATTAGGAACATCATTAAGTGCGTATGTACTTACAGGATATTTCATGGCGGGAATATTCGCGGCGCGCAAGATGCGCTACCGCGATATATTTGACTGACTGGCTTAGAATACCTCGCCAGTTTCAAGATCGACATTCTCATCATTTTCAGTTTTTGAGCCTGATGCATTAGCACCACCGTTCAATAACATAGCACGAAGAGTGGTATTGATTTCACTGGCAATGGCTGGGTTTTCAGTTAGAAACTTACCCGCATTAGAGCGGCCTTGACCAATTTTTTCGCCTTTGTAACTGTACCAAGAACCCGCTTTATCAACCAGCTTATGAGCAACGCCTAAGTCAACTAACTCACCGGTACGATTAATACCTTGTCCATAAAGAATTTGAAATTCAGCTTGCTTGAATGGAGCGGCAATTTTGTTTTTAACCACTTTAACGCGGGTTTCATTACCCACGACTTCGTCGCCCTCTTTAATTGCACCTATACGACGAATATCTAAACGAACTGAAGCGTAGAACTTAAGCGCGTTACCACCAGTAGTCGTTTCTGGACTACCGAACATAACACCAATTTTCATCCGAATTTGGTTAATGAAAATAAGCAAAGTATTAGATTGCTTGAGGTTACCAGCAAGTTTACGCATTGCTTGGCTCATCATACGAGCGGCTAGGCCCATATGCGAATCACCAATTTCACCTTCAATTTCAGCTTTTGGCGTTAACGCTGCAACAGAATCGACCACAATAACGTCGACAGCACCAGAGCGGGTTAACGCATCACAAATTTCTAATGCTTGCTCACCGGTGTCTGGCTGTGAACAAAGTAAGTTATCAATATCTACGCCTAGCTTTTTGGCATAAATAGGGTCAAGTGCATGCTCAGCATCAATAAACGCACAGGTTTTACCTTCGCGTTGCGCCGCTGCAATCACTTCCAGAGTTAACGTCGTTTTACCTGATGACTCTGGGCCGTAGACTTCAACGATACGTCCCAGTGGCAAACCACCCGCACCTAGAGCGACATCCAATGAAAGTGAACCGGTAGAGATAGTTTCAACATCCATTGTGCGATCTTCGCCCAACTTCATAATTGAGCCTTTACCAAATTGCTTTTCAATCTGACTTAAAACGGCGGCAAGTGCTTTCTCTTTATTTGGATCAACCTTCATTATAAAACCCTCTAAGGCATTCAATACGTTTAGTAAAATGCTGTTTTGACTTAGGTGAAATGATGTAAACCATTTCAGTATGTTCATCAGTATACTGTATAGTCATACAGTATCAAGTGCTGAGCGCAATTTATTTTTTAACCTGTGATAATTGCCTTTTCACATCAATATTTTATCCAGATATACTTTTTATTATGAATCTATTTATACGCTGGGGACAAATATTGTTAAGATTAGCCCCATAAAATTACGCCCCCTAAGATTGATTAAATAGTGAAGTGTTCATAATGACAGTAATTGATACCAGCGATTTAGAAAAACACACCCCGATGATGCGTCAGTATTTGAGCTTAAAAGCTGCTCATGCTGATATGTTATTGTTTTATCGGATGGGTGATTTTTATGAACTGTTTTACGATGATGCTAAACGCGCTTCTGAAATGTTGGGCATTTCTCTCACCGCTCGCGGGAAAAGTGGCGGCGATCCTATTCCCATGGCAGGTATTCCCTATCATGCCGTTGAGGGCTATTTAGCAAAATTAGTTAACATAGGTCAGTCTGTGGCCATTTGTGAGCAAATTGGTGACCCCGCAACATCAAAAGGTCCAGTAGAACGCCAAGTCGTGCGTATTGTCACTCCAGGCACTCTAACCGACGAAGCCCTACTGCAAGAAAAACAAGACAATTTACTGGCGGCACTTTATCAAGGTAAAAACGGATTTGGATATGCCACACTGGATATTTCATCAGGTCGTTTTGTGGTTGCAGAGTTACCCACCCGTGAAGCATTAGAAGCTGAATTACAACGCACGAATCCTGCCGAATTACTTTACAGTGAAGATTTTACTGACATGTTATTAATCAATAATATGAAAGGCATTCGTCGCCGTCCAGAATGGGAGTTTGAGTACGATACTTGTGTGAATTTACTGCTCAGTCAATTTGGCACCAAAGATTTACATGGTTTTGGGATGAGTGATGCTCGATTGGCGTTACAAGCTGCAGGTTGTTTAATGCAGTATGTAAAAGATACTCAAAAAATGGCGTTGCCACATATCAACGCCATTGTACGTTTTAATCAATCGGAATCGATAATTTTAGATGCCGCGACTCGACGTAACTTAGAATTAACACAAAACTTGTCTGGCGGACGTGAGAACACTCTTACGTGGGTATTAGATAATACCGCAACCCCTATGGGAAGCCGCATGTTACAGCGCTGGATCCACGAACCATTACGACATCGCCAAACGATTCAATATCGCCATAACGCTGTCAGCGAATTGATTGAGCGAGACTTATATCAGACGCTACATGAACAGCTAAAAAGCTTAGGTGATATTGAACGTATTATGGCACGTTTGGCACTACGCAGCGCCAGACCACGTGACTTTTCACGTTTAAAGCAAGCATTAACACTTCTGCCTGAGATCCAGCAAACCTTAGCGGTATGCCAGCAACCTCGATTGAGTACATTAGTCCAATTATTAGGTGAATTCCCACAACAACACGACCTATTAGCACGCGCTATTGTAGACAATCCGCCCATGTTAATTCGTGATGGTGGCGTTATCCGTACTGGCTACAATAATGAATTAGACGAATGGCGAAAGTTAAGTGAAGGGGCAAGTGATTATTTAATCGAACTTGAAGCTCGCGAGAAACAACAAACAGGGATTAATACCTTAAAAGTGGGTTATAACCGCGTCCATGGTTACTATATTGAAGTGAGCCGTTTACAGTCAGACAGAGTGCCACTGAGTTATCAACGCCGCCAAACACTTAAAGGGACTGAGCGTTATATCACCCCAGAGTTGAAAGAATACGAAGAAAAAGTACTCTCAAGTCAGGGAAAAGCACTCGCACTTGAAAAACAACTTTGGGAACAGCTGTTTGACTTATTACTGCCAAAATTACAAGAGTTACAGCAGTTTGCTACTGCTGCTGCAGAACTTGATATATTGAGTAATTTTGCAGAACGTGCCCAGACCTTTAATTACCAATGTCCGCAAATGACTCACGAAACTGGTATTCATATTGATGCGGGTCGCCACCCAGTGGTTGAACGAGTCAGCCAAGCGGCGTTTATTGCTAACCCTGTCGCTTTAACACCGCAACGGCAAATGCTAATCGTTACCGGTCCTAATATGGGCGGTAAATCAACCTATATGCGTCAAGTGGCGCTCATTACATTAATGGCACACATTGGCTGTTTTGTGCCCGCAGATTCTGCTCAAATAGGTGAGATTGACCGTATTTTTACCCGCATTGGTGCCTCTGATGATTTGGCATCGGGTCGCTCAACCTTCATGGTTGAAATGACCGAAACCGCCAACATTTTGCATAATGCAACCGCAAACAGTTTGGTGTTGATGGATGAAATAGGCCGTGGTACTTCAACCTATGATGGGTTAGCGCTCGCGTGGTCTGCTGCAGAATATCTCGCTAAAAACCTTAGTGCACTGACATTATTTGCCACTCATTATTTTGAACTCACCCAACTGCCCGAACTGTTACCGTCAGTGATTAATGTGCACTTAGATGCCATAGAACACGATGACACCATTGCTTTTATGCATTCGGTACAAGAAGGTGCGGCAAGTAAAAGTTATGGTCTGCAAGTTGCGGCGCTCGCAGGTGTTCCGGCCTCAGTCATTAAAGCGGCAAAACAAAAACTGCATCAACTTGAAAACCGTGACATGAGTTTATCACAGCAAAATCCGACCCAAGTGAGCATGAATTTATTACCTCCAATACCAGAGCCGTCGCCAGTGTTGGACAAGTTAGCGCAAATTAATCCTGATGATTTAACCCCTAAACAGGCATTAGATTATTTATATGAATTAAAGCGTTTAAATAACGTAAGCTAACAAATAACGTAAGTTAACAAATAATGCCGTTTGGTAGCTTACCCATCTCTTATACCGAGTTGAGGTTATTGAAACCGTGGAAGTCGGCCAAGGCTTCCACTCCAATACTGCATTTCGCGACCATGTAGCACAGCAACAATGATAGGCTGACACAATAAGCAGGAATAATGAGAGACTAAAAACGAGAGACTGAAATGGACTAAAAGTGGGGACGCGGCGTCAAAAAACATCGGGGGGGGTGAGGCAAATTGTTTAACAAACTTTTTATCTTAACAAACGATTGAGCTTACGTTTACATCGATTAAGCTCAAATAAATTAACGAGATAAACCTAAATACATGAGATGGAGTATTAACCACTCATATAGGTTCTCAACCCGAATACCGACAAAACCTTAAGCTGTACTTATTGAACAATTATCGATTCAATATTCATTAGTCTCTGAATAATGCTTCAACTGAAAGCCCTTGCGCGCCAAGTAAATCTTTTAAGCGTTTGAGAGCTTCAACTTGAATTTGGCGCACTCGCTCACGGGTTAACCCGATTTCAGCACCGACATTTTCTAATGTTGAAGGTTCATATCCGAGTAAACCAAAACGTCTCGCCAGCACTTCACGTTGTTTAGTATTAAGCTCATTTAACCACTCTACAATCGAATTAGATAAATCTTCATTTTGTACGCGATAATCTGGACCGACGGAATCATCATCAGCAATGACATCTATTAATGCTTTCTCATTATCGCCACTAAATGGCGAGTCTACCGAGGTA from Shewanella psychromarinicola includes the following:
- the mutS gene encoding DNA mismatch repair protein MutS is translated as MTVIDTSDLEKHTPMMRQYLSLKAAHADMLLFYRMGDFYELFYDDAKRASEMLGISLTARGKSGGDPIPMAGIPYHAVEGYLAKLVNIGQSVAICEQIGDPATSKGPVERQVVRIVTPGTLTDEALLQEKQDNLLAALYQGKNGFGYATLDISSGRFVVAELPTREALEAELQRTNPAELLYSEDFTDMLLINNMKGIRRRPEWEFEYDTCVNLLLSQFGTKDLHGFGMSDARLALQAAGCLMQYVKDTQKMALPHINAIVRFNQSESIILDAATRRNLELTQNLSGGRENTLTWVLDNTATPMGSRMLQRWIHEPLRHRQTIQYRHNAVSELIERDLYQTLHEQLKSLGDIERIMARLALRSARPRDFSRLKQALTLLPEIQQTLAVCQQPRLSTLVQLLGEFPQQHDLLARAIVDNPPMLIRDGGVIRTGYNNELDEWRKLSEGASDYLIELEAREKQQTGINTLKVGYNRVHGYYIEVSRLQSDRVPLSYQRRQTLKGTERYITPELKEYEEKVLSSQGKALALEKQLWEQLFDLLLPKLQELQQFATAAAELDILSNFAERAQTFNYQCPQMTHETGIHIDAGRHPVVERVSQAAFIANPVALTPQRQMLIVTGPNMGGKSTYMRQVALITLMAHIGCFVPADSAQIGEIDRIFTRIGASDDLASGRSTFMVEMTETANILHNATANSLVLMDEIGRGTSTYDGLALAWSAAEYLAKNLSALTLFATHYFELTQLPELLPSVINVHLDAIEHDDTIAFMHSVQEGAASKSYGLQVAALAGVPASVIKAAKQKLHQLENRDMSLSQQNPTQVSMNLLPPIPEPSPVLDKLAQINPDDLTPKQALDYLYELKRLNNVS
- the alaS gene encoding alanine--tRNA ligase; the protein is MFQTTAELRSAFLKYFEDNGHQVVDSSSLVPTNDPTLLFTNAGMNQFKDVFLGMDKRNYSRATTSQRCVRAGGKHNDLDNVGYTARHHTFFEMLGNFSFGDYFKEDAIRFAWTFLTETLKLPKERLCVTIYETDDEAYDLWTKKIGVSAENMIRIGDNKGASFASDNFWQMGDTGPCGPCSEIFYDHGDHIWGGRPGTPEEDGDRFIEIWNIVFMQYNRQADGEMLPLPKPSVDTGMGIERIAAIMQGVHSNYEIDIFKQLIAQAANIIGITDLEDKSLRVIADHIRSCAFLIADGVMPSNEGRGYVLRRIIRRAVRHGNKLGATDAFFYKLVPTLISVMGDAANGLTQSQAIVEKALKAEEEQFARTLERGLVILDGALNTLQGDTLDGDTVFKLYDTYGFPIDLTADVCRERDINVDEAGFDVAMAQQRSRAQAAGNFGADYNSQLIIDAQTSFSGYTELTGQPNVIALYVDGKAVDTVVAGQDAVVVLDNTPFYAEAGGQVGDKGQLTADGVVFNVADTHKFGPATGHEGQLTQGQLVLGQQLIAQVDKKLRHRTQLNHSVTHLLHAALRQVLGSHVSQKGSLVNPERLRFDFAHSEALKPSELKAVEDLVNTQIRRNHALCTTEMAIDEAKEKGAMALFGEKYDDQVRVVTMGDFSIELCGGTHVGRTGDIGLFKITSEGGIAAGVRRIEAVTGVAAMAYIADQQAVLDETAQLLKSDSASVVAKLKAQLDKVKQLEKELSQLKDKLAAAASADMAGDAVEINGVKLLVKQLNGIDPGSLRGLQDELKQKLKSAIIVLGTAKDGKVNLIAGVSNDLTKKVKAGELVAMVAQQVGGKGGGRPDMAQAGGSQPENLAAALALVEPWVNERLR
- the recA gene encoding recombinase RecA, which gives rise to MKVDPNKEKALAAVLSQIEKQFGKGSIMKLGEDRTMDVETISTGSLSLDVALGAGGLPLGRIVEVYGPESSGKTTLTLEVIAAAQREGKTCAFIDAEHALDPIYAKKLGVDIDNLLCSQPDTGEQALEICDALTRSGAVDVIVVDSVAALTPKAEIEGEIGDSHMGLAARMMSQAMRKLAGNLKQSNTLLIFINQIRMKIGVMFGSPETTTGGNALKFYASVRLDIRRIGAIKEGDEVVGNETRVKVVKNKIAAPFKQAEFQILYGQGINRTGELVDLGVAHKLVDKAGSWYSYKGEKIGQGRSNAGKFLTENPAIASEINTTLRAMLLNGGANASGSKTENDENVDLETGEVF
- a CDS encoding IS630 family transposase translates to MKQITLSPEQKVALETRHKSSSDRRECDRIKAILLRDENWPTPMIAQALRIHETTVVRYIDAYAHDQKLTCNSGGSLSYLSQEQTELLIAHLCEVTYLHSHQIVAYISEQFQIKYTVSGLNKWLHKHQFSYKNPKGVPHKFDEDKQTAFIEYYEQLKSSLTPDEPLLFMDAVHPTQATKITAGWIKKGVDKPIETTGSRTRINVVGAIRLGHLTEAVIEQYSKTVNGASIIDFLNQIRARYSTSGVIHLVLDGAGYHRNALVVKEAEHLNITLHYLPPYSPNLNPIERLWKVMNKHARNGQYFATTKEFRRKITDFFSITLPDIADTLGDTINDNFQKLKTAV